Proteins encoded within one genomic window of Jiangella mangrovi:
- a CDS encoding phytanoyl-CoA dioxygenase family protein: MTTTTDPSLQTALSDLGATTDALTDQQRAQLDADGFLALPGLFAGERLEALRARTDELRRFEGSAAGHEIGGQAGAAILADLVNKGEVFESIFTEPAVLAAAHHVVGNVRVNSLNFRAALPGEGHQHLHSDWGKPVDEGDYHICNSMWLLDDFTPDNGATRVVPGSHRWGRVPADDLADPTAAHPDERLLLGEAGTVVIFNAHLWHGGTLNRTGVPRRGLTMSYCRRDEPQQLDQAGYVRKAVYDRLSPAARVVLDV, translated from the coding sequence ATGACCACGACCACCGACCCGAGCCTGCAGACCGCGCTGTCCGACCTCGGGGCGACGACGGACGCGCTGACGGACCAGCAGCGCGCCCAGCTCGACGCCGACGGGTTCCTCGCGCTGCCCGGCCTGTTCGCCGGCGAGCGGCTCGAGGCGCTGCGCGCACGGACCGACGAGCTGCGGCGGTTCGAGGGCTCGGCCGCCGGGCACGAGATCGGCGGGCAGGCCGGCGCCGCCATCCTGGCCGACCTGGTGAACAAGGGCGAGGTGTTCGAGTCGATCTTCACCGAGCCGGCCGTCCTGGCCGCCGCGCACCACGTGGTCGGCAACGTCCGGGTCAACTCGCTGAACTTCCGCGCCGCCCTCCCCGGCGAGGGCCACCAGCACCTGCACTCCGACTGGGGCAAGCCCGTCGACGAGGGCGACTACCACATCTGCAACTCGATGTGGCTGCTCGACGACTTCACCCCGGACAACGGCGCGACGCGGGTGGTGCCCGGCTCGCACCGGTGGGGCCGCGTCCCGGCCGACGACCTCGCCGACCCGACGGCGGCGCACCCGGACGAGCGGCTGCTGCTCGGCGAGGCGGGGACGGTCGTGATCTTCAACGCGCACCTGTGGCACGGCGGCACCCTCAACCGCACGGGCGTCCCGCGACGCGGCCTCACCATGTCCTACTGCCGCCGCGACGAGCCGCAGCAGCTCGACCAGGCCGGCTACGTCCGCAAGGCGGTGTACGACCGGCTCTCCCCCGCCGCCCGGGTCGTCCTGGACGTGTGA